CGCAGGAATTATGACCTCTGCCTCCGTGTATAACCTCATTCCCGAAGCGATCCAGCATTCCAATTGGTTCGTGCTGACTGCGGGAATTCTGCTCGGCTGCCTCGTATTACTGGTGATGGAGATGTACATTCCCCATGCGGATTTGGAGGACCCAGATTCCAAGACCTTTCAACTGGAATCCAAATCTTTTCTCATCATCGCAGCTATTACATTGCACAATTTACCGGAAGGACTCTCTGTTGGGGTCAGCTATGCGAGTGAGACTCACAATCTCGGCAATCTGATCGCCTTCTCTATCGGCCTGCAAAATGCCCCGGAAGGCTTTATCGTAGCGTTGTTCCTTGTGAATCAAAACATCGGCCGTTTCAAGGCCTTGGGCATTGCTACCCTCACCGGAGCTGTGGAAATCATTACGAGTCTGATCGGCTTTTATTTGAGTAGCTGGGTGAACGGACTGGTACCTTACGGCCTTGCTTTTGCCGCCGGAGCCATGATGTTTATCGTCTACAAGGAACTGATTCCCGAGAGTCACGGGGATGGCAACCAGCGGATCGCCACATTCTCTTTTATTCTCGGCTTAATTACGATGATTGGGCTAACCGAATGGCTATAGCCGAGCAACACAAAAAGGCCGCCTTCTGCCTGTAATCCAGACAGATAAGCAGCCTTTTTGGCGTGTTCACATGGAGATACCTCATTTTTTTTGGTTCATGGAGCGCAATGCTTCACGATACTGCTCGTCCTCACTTTTGTGAGTCTCCTTCTCTCCATTGGATATTGGGGAATGTCTTTCCTTTTCTTCGTCCTTTTTGGCAAAACCACGTAAAGCCGCACGATAATCCTGATCTCCGTAAGCATCTTTAATATTCTCGCGATCTTTTTCCACCTTCTTATCCGTCTGGATATCAGGCACCTTGTGTTGTTCCTCCGCATGATGCTCTTCGACATCGATATCCTTAGGAGGCGTCTCTTGCGCAGGATCTATCCATTCACGCGCCTCGGGTTCCACCTGTTCAGGATAAGGACGTTTGCTTCTTTGCCGTGAGTCCTCTTCGGTAGAGCGAGTCTTGGAAGAGGACTTGCGCGTCATCTTCGTATTAAATACCAGCAAAAAAATAAAGGCAACCGCAGCTACTACGATAAAAGCAATGGTCATCGGTAGCCTCCTATTCTCTTTCAGCGCTACGGTACCGTCCCGCTATTTCAGCAACCCGTTTGCCCAAAGAGCGGCCTAGTGCAAGATCATTACCCGTTGGAAGATTAGGTGGTCCATTGGGGTCAGTCTCCACCGGACATGTTATCCCTACGCCGTAATAGGAGCCGTATAATGCATTTTCCGTAATATTGGCGGGCAGTCCTACAATAATCATGCCTTGATGAAGCATTGGAGTAATCAAATTCAGAAGTGTGGATTCCAATCCACCATGAACGGTAGCGGTTGTGCAAAACACAGCGCCGATTTTGTCCACCAGCTTGCCCTGCGCCCACAGATACCCCAGCTTATCAATCCAGCTTTTCAGACCGCTGCTGATCGTAC
The Paenibacillus peoriae DNA segment above includes these coding regions:
- a CDS encoding ZIP family metal transporter, translated to MNDVFVGSFISALSTGLGAVPILFMRNITHRLRDVLLAYAAGIMTSASVYNLIPEAIQHSNWFVLTAGILLGCLVLLVMEMYIPHADLEDPDSKTFQLESKSFLIIAAITLHNLPEGLSVGVSYASETHNLGNLIAFSIGLQNAPEGFIVALFLVNQNIGRFKALGIATLTGAVEIITSLIGFYLSSWVNGLVPYGLAFAAGAMMFIVYKELIPESHGDGNQRIATFSFILGLITMIGLTEWL
- a CDS encoding NAD(P)H-dependent oxidoreductase, translating into MTTTRIMIVYDSENGHTERLARSIAEGAHLEHTEVLLKHVNEADVNELVSVDAILWGCPGHFGTISSGLKSWIDKLGYLWAQGKLVDKIGAVFCTTATVHGGLESTLLNLITPMLHQGMIIVGLPANITENALYGSYYGVGITCPVETDPNGPPNLPTGNDLALGRSLGKRVAEIAGRYRSAERE